One stretch of Nocardia fluminea DNA includes these proteins:
- the tyrS gene encoding tyrosine--tRNA ligase, translating to MTGDIFDELTWRGLIAQSTDLDELRAAAATAPLTLYAGFDPTAASLHAGHLVPLLALKRFQLAGHRPIVLAGGATGMIGDPRDVGERTMNSTDTVAEWAQRIRGQLERFVDLDESPTGAVIVNNMDWTGPLSTVDFLRDIGKHFSVNVMLARDTVKRRLEGDGISYTEFSYMLLQANDYLQLRREHGCTLQVGGSDQWGNIIAGVELNRRVDGAHVHALTVPLVTSADGKKFGKSTGGGSLWLDPELTSPYAWYQYFVNTADADVVRYLRWFTFLSREELDELEQATAERPFAREAQKRLAAEMTTLVHGEAETRAVELASQALFGRGELGELPLSTLGAALRETAVDGKVAEVVPGEPNTIVDLLVASGLCESKGAARRAVNEGGASVNNQRISDVEWTPSDADYLHGEWLVLRRGKKNMAGVHRIA from the coding sequence GTGACCGGCGACATCTTCGACGAACTGACCTGGCGCGGCCTGATCGCGCAGTCCACCGACCTGGACGAGCTGCGCGCTGCCGCGGCGACCGCGCCCCTGACGCTCTATGCCGGCTTCGACCCGACCGCCGCCAGCCTGCACGCCGGCCACCTCGTCCCGCTGCTCGCGCTCAAGCGCTTCCAGTTGGCAGGGCATCGGCCGATCGTGCTCGCCGGCGGCGCCACCGGCATGATCGGCGACCCGCGTGACGTGGGCGAACGCACCATGAACTCGACCGACACCGTCGCCGAGTGGGCACAGCGCATCCGCGGCCAGCTCGAGCGATTCGTCGACCTCGACGAGTCGCCGACCGGGGCGGTGATCGTGAACAACATGGACTGGACCGGCCCGCTGTCGACCGTGGACTTCCTGCGCGATATCGGCAAGCACTTCTCGGTGAACGTCATGCTCGCTCGCGACACCGTCAAACGGCGGCTCGAGGGCGACGGCATCTCCTACACCGAGTTCAGCTACATGCTGCTGCAGGCCAACGACTACCTGCAGCTACGGCGCGAGCACGGCTGCACGCTGCAGGTCGGCGGCTCCGACCAATGGGGCAACATCATCGCCGGCGTCGAACTGAACCGGCGCGTCGACGGCGCGCACGTGCACGCGCTCACCGTCCCGCTGGTGACCTCGGCCGACGGCAAGAAGTTCGGCAAGTCCACCGGCGGCGGCAGCCTGTGGCTCGACCCCGAACTGACCAGCCCCTACGCCTGGTACCAGTACTTCGTGAACACCGCCGACGCCGACGTCGTGCGCTACCTGCGCTGGTTCACCTTCCTGAGCCGCGAGGAACTCGACGAGCTCGAGCAGGCGACTGCCGAACGTCCGTTCGCCCGCGAGGCGCAGAAGCGCCTCGCGGCGGAGATGACCACGTTGGTGCACGGTGAGGCCGAGACCCGCGCGGTGGAACTGGCCAGTCAGGCCCTGTTCGGTCGCGGTGAGCTGGGCGAACTCCCGCTGTCCACGCTCGGCGCCGCGCTGCGCGAAACCGCGGTCGACGGCAAGGTCGCCGAGGTGGTGCCGGGCGAACCGAACACGATCGTCGACCTGCTCGTCGCGTCGGGCCTGTGCGAAAGCAAGGGCGCGGCCCGTCGCGCGGTCAACGAAGGCGGTGCGTCGGTGAACAACCAGCGGATCAGCGATGTCGAATGGACTCCGTCGGATGCCGACTACCTGCACGGTGAGTGGCTGGTGCTGCGGCGCGGAAAGAAGAACATGGCGGGCGTGCATCGGATAGCCTGA
- a CDS encoding alpha/beta fold hydrolase, with the protein MFTFPSSDGTTIHVRSWLPTETEPRGVVQIAHGMGEHSDRYGHLAERLAGLGFAVYADDHRGHGLSMGPVPGDLGPDGWNLLVADEVALTGILRERHPGLPVTLIGHSLGSFAVQQYLLDHSGLVDEVVLSGTTAVDGLFGEIAAAGGDLIGFFNAEFQPTRTDADWISRDEAQVDAYNADPWCGFAIDEANMGLLAANAVTRLSDPSSVRADLPIYVMVGDKDPLNSKLRLSDLLVQRYRDAGLADLTYRVYADARHEVLNETNRDEVEADLLAWLTRARD; encoded by the coding sequence GTGTTCACTTTCCCCAGCAGCGACGGCACCACGATCCACGTGCGGAGCTGGCTCCCCACGGAAACGGAGCCTCGCGGGGTCGTGCAGATCGCGCACGGCATGGGCGAACATTCCGACCGCTACGGGCACCTCGCCGAACGGCTGGCCGGGCTCGGGTTCGCCGTCTACGCCGACGATCACCGCGGGCACGGTCTCAGCATGGGTCCCGTGCCGGGTGACCTCGGTCCCGACGGGTGGAACCTGCTCGTCGCCGACGAGGTCGCGCTCACCGGCATCCTGCGCGAACGTCATCCCGGGCTGCCCGTCACCCTGATCGGCCACAGCCTCGGCTCCTTCGCCGTGCAGCAGTACCTGCTCGACCATTCCGGCCTCGTGGACGAGGTGGTCCTGAGCGGCACCACCGCGGTCGACGGCCTGTTCGGCGAGATCGCGGCCGCCGGTGGTGACCTGATCGGCTTCTTCAACGCCGAGTTCCAGCCCACCCGCACCGACGCCGACTGGATCAGTCGCGACGAAGCCCAGGTCGACGCCTACAACGCCGACCCCTGGTGCGGTTTCGCCATCGACGAGGCCAACATGGGCCTGCTCGCCGCCAACGCCGTGACGCGACTGTCCGATCCGAGTTCCGTGCGCGCCGACCTGCCCATCTACGTGATGGTCGGTGACAAGGATCCGCTCAACAGCAAGCTGCGCCTGTCCGACCTGCTCGTCCAGCGCTACCGCGACGCGGGCCTGGCCGACCTCACCTATCGGGTCTACGCGGACGCCCGCCACGAAGTCCTCAACGAAACCAACCGCGACGAGGTCGAAGCCGATCTGCTCGCCTGGCTCACCCGCGCACGCGACTGA
- a CDS encoding DoxX family protein — protein MTTATPAANFSDAADYRPGKIRNRVLWTLQIVLGLFFLIASGGPKLVIPNTLMDNAPENLTIPFALLIFIGVVEVAGGIGLMVPRLSGLAAAGLSVLTVLAAATQAFIADKPAMAIFPLVLAAIFAWIAYERRATITALVR, from the coding sequence ATGACCACTGCGACCCCCGCCGCGAACTTCTCCGACGCCGCCGATTACCGCCCCGGCAAGATCCGCAACCGCGTTCTGTGGACCCTGCAGATCGTGCTCGGCCTGTTCTTCCTCATCGCCTCGGGCGGCCCGAAGCTCGTCATCCCGAACACCTTGATGGACAACGCCCCCGAGAACCTGACCATCCCCTTCGCGCTGCTGATCTTCATCGGAGTCGTCGAGGTGGCGGGCGGTATCGGCCTGATGGTGCCGCGCCTGTCCGGCCTGGCCGCCGCCGGTCTGTCCGTGCTCACCGTGCTCGCCGCGGCGACACAGGCTTTCATCGCCGACAAGCCCGCGATGGCAATCTTCCCGCTGGTGCTGGCCGCGATCTTCGCCTGGATCGCCTACGAACGCCGCGCCACCATCACCGCGCTGGTGCGATGA
- a CDS encoding DNA-3-methyladenine glycosylase has translation MAVVSAQELAVDPPTAARRLLGAILWSDPVALRIVEVEAYGSDPGGPWPDPAAHSWPGPTARNAVMFGPAGRLYVYRSYGIHLCVNVTGGYDGEAGAVLVRAAEVVEGIEVARERRPAARRDTDLARGPGNVGSALGISLADYGTELFDPFSALRLELESPVPASDIAAGPRVGVSVAAEIPWRFWLPASPAVSVYRRSPRAAPLP, from the coding sequence ATGGCTGTCGTGTCTGCCCAGGAACTGGCCGTCGATCCCCCCACCGCCGCCCGCAGGTTGCTCGGCGCGATCCTGTGGTCGGATCCGGTGGCGCTGCGCATCGTGGAAGTCGAGGCCTACGGCAGCGACCCCGGCGGACCGTGGCCCGATCCGGCCGCGCACTCCTGGCCGGGGCCAACGGCCCGCAACGCGGTGATGTTCGGCCCGGCCGGGCGACTCTATGTGTATCGCTCGTACGGAATTCACCTGTGTGTGAACGTGACCGGTGGCTACGACGGTGAGGCCGGCGCGGTCCTGGTGCGGGCGGCGGAGGTGGTCGAGGGCATCGAGGTCGCCCGCGAACGCAGGCCCGCCGCCCGCAGGGACACGGATCTGGCACGGGGGCCGGGCAATGTCGGCAGCGCACTGGGCATCAGCTTGGCCGACTACGGCACCGAGCTGTTCGACCCGTTCTCCGCGTTGCGCCTCGAACTGGAATCACCTGTGCCGGCTTCCGATATCGCCGCAGGCCCGCGGGTAGGTGTGAGCGTGGCCGCCGAGATCCCGTGGCGGTTCTGGCTACCGGCCTCCCCGGCTGTCTCGGTCTACCGCCGTAGCCCTCGCGCGGCCCCGCTGCCCTAG
- a CDS encoding RNA polymerase sigma-70 factor: protein MSDQDPFLEHRRLLFATAYRMLGTVTDAEDVLQDTWLKWHDIDQATVTHPKAYLVRTVTNLSLNRLTSARATRESYVGPWLPEPVLTSPDIAEDTELADTVSTAMLVVLETLTPVERAVFLLREVFGYSHAEIAEALDRSEASVRQIAHRAKNHVHSRRPRFDTDKAARAQVTAQFMAACAGGDLNALMDLLAPDVTCWSDGGGVVTAARRPLHGPDHVARWILGVLAKPQSTGFELTAADINGELGALACFAGNPGAAFTFDLVDGRIQNLRFQVNPGKLAGLYQGTELLG, encoded by the coding sequence ATGTCCGATCAGGATCCGTTCCTCGAACATCGCCGCCTGCTGTTCGCGACCGCCTACCGGATGCTCGGTACCGTCACCGACGCCGAGGACGTCCTGCAGGACACCTGGCTGAAGTGGCACGACATCGACCAGGCCACGGTCACCCATCCCAAGGCCTACCTGGTCCGCACGGTCACCAATCTGTCGCTCAACCGGCTCACCTCCGCCCGTGCGACCCGCGAAAGCTATGTCGGCCCCTGGCTTCCCGAGCCCGTCCTGACATCGCCCGATATCGCCGAGGACACCGAATTGGCCGACACCGTCTCCACCGCCATGCTCGTCGTGCTGGAAACCCTCACCCCCGTCGAACGCGCGGTGTTCCTGCTGCGCGAAGTGTTCGGCTACTCGCACGCCGAGATCGCCGAAGCCCTCGACCGATCCGAGGCGAGCGTGCGCCAGATCGCGCACCGCGCGAAGAACCACGTCCACTCGCGCCGTCCACGGTTCGATACCGACAAGGCCGCTCGCGCGCAGGTCACCGCGCAGTTCATGGCCGCCTGCGCGGGCGGCGACCTCAACGCCCTCATGGACCTGCTCGCCCCCGATGTCACCTGCTGGTCCGACGGCGGCGGCGTGGTCACCGCCGCCCGCCGCCCTCTGCACGGTCCCGACCACGTCGCCCGCTGGATCCTGGGCGTCCTCGCGAAACCGCAGTCCACAGGCTTCGAACTCACCGCGGCCGACATCAACGGCGAGCTCGGCGCCCTGGCCTGCTTCGCCGGAAACCCCGGCGCAGCTTTCACTTTCGACCTCGTCGACGGCCGGATTCAGAACCTGCGCTTCCAGGTCAACCCCGGCAAGCTGGCCGGGCTCTACCAGGGAACGGAGCTGCTGGGATGA
- a CDS encoding NAD(P)/FAD-dependent oxidoreductase has protein sequence MTTTTHRIVVLGAGYTGMLAAIRLARRTRKMDVAITLVNPSARFTERLRMHQIAAGQELAHHDIPEILDGTGVEFVQGRVTAIDATAQRVHVDGAGELGYDELIYALGSTAETTLVPGVADHAFTLDDPRLAREFASELATLAAQEASVAVCGGGLTGIEAATEIAESHPGLRVTLISSGEPGAMMGGRARAHLNKALDRLGIIREIGVRVTTVRPDAVELADGTVIGADLTLWTTGVRVSPLAAEAGIETDARGLIVVDPTLKSLSHPMIHAIGDAAAVRQGWGQVHGTCQSGLPTAAYTADLIAAELRGKTVRPFRFGYFHQPVSLGRRDAVIQFTNADDTPRRLYLTGWAARTYKEMVSSSPVPTFKASKKMTMSVQLSKGGKATRAYA, from the coding sequence ATGACCACCACCACGCACCGCATCGTCGTCCTCGGCGCCGGCTACACCGGCATGCTGGCCGCGATCCGCCTGGCCCGGCGCACCAGGAAAATGGACGTGGCGATCACCCTGGTCAACCCGTCGGCCCGGTTCACCGAGCGGCTGCGGATGCATCAGATCGCCGCCGGTCAGGAACTCGCGCACCACGACATCCCGGAAATCCTAGACGGCACCGGAGTGGAATTCGTTCAGGGCCGGGTGACCGCGATAGACGCCACCGCGCAGCGCGTCCACGTCGACGGTGCCGGCGAACTCGGCTACGACGAGTTGATCTACGCCCTCGGCAGCACCGCCGAGACGACCCTGGTGCCCGGCGTCGCCGACCACGCCTTCACCCTCGACGATCCGCGTCTCGCCCGCGAATTCGCGAGCGAACTGGCCACCCTCGCGGCTCAGGAAGCCTCCGTCGCGGTGTGCGGTGGTGGACTCACCGGTATCGAGGCTGCGACCGAGATCGCGGAAAGCCACCCCGGCCTGCGCGTCACTCTGATCAGCTCGGGCGAGCCGGGCGCCATGATGGGCGGCAGAGCCCGCGCCCACCTGAACAAAGCGCTGGACCGGCTCGGCATCATCCGCGAGATCGGCGTGCGCGTCACCACTGTGCGGCCCGACGCGGTCGAACTCGCCGACGGCACCGTGATCGGCGCCGACCTGACGCTGTGGACCACCGGCGTACGGGTTTCGCCGCTGGCCGCCGAGGCGGGGATCGAGACCGACGCGCGAGGCCTCATCGTCGTGGACCCGACACTGAAGTCGTTGTCGCACCCCATGATTCACGCCATCGGCGACGCGGCCGCCGTCCGCCAGGGGTGGGGGCAGGTGCACGGCACCTGTCAGAGCGGCCTGCCCACCGCCGCCTACACCGCTGACCTGATCGCCGCCGAACTGCGCGGCAAGACGGTGCGGCCGTTCCGCTTCGGGTATTTCCACCAGCCGGTCAGCCTGGGCCGGCGCGACGCGGTCATCCAGTTCACCAACGCCGACGACACCCCGCGCCGCCTCTACCTCACCGGCTGGGCCGCGCGCACCTACAAGGAGATGGTCAGCAGCAGCCCCGTTCCGACGTTCAAGGCCAGCAAGAAGATGACCATGAGTGTGCAATTGTCCAAGGGTGGCAAAGCGACTCGCGCCTACGCGTGA
- a CDS encoding multicopper oxidase family protein gives MASPPRRLRRVLLGACALVVAVVTAIAAGVTWTWNSADISTVGTTEFTRPLRIPPLADSTVDSTGTRVFALEMRTGTTMFEPGRATDTWGFNGSYLGPTLRAARGERVRVQVRNQLPEASTVHWHGMHLPAAMDGGPHQMVDPGGSWTPEWTVDQPASTLWYHPHPHGATEDHVRRGLAGMFLIDDAPSARLPLPDTYGVDDIPVIVQDMRLRGTRLDGAHAIFRDIGFLGDRTIVNGTLSPYQEVGDELVRLRLLNASTARIYTFGFDDARSFAMIASDGGLLDRPATLDRLRLSPGERAEIVVRVRPGERTVLRSEKLAAGLDFWSNRFSGGDDTFDVLELRAASTLRPSHDLPEALVPPSIPDGADSVTQRRFDLTLSGINGERMDMNRIDTTVTRGTTETWMVRNVDGMPHNFHVHDVQFRVLDYDGGPPPPELAGAKDTIFLPPDTATTLVLRFDGPADPTTPYMYHCHLLWHEDVGMMGQFTVVEPGQQAATSPGHAH, from the coding sequence ATGGCTTCTCCCCCACGTCGGCTGCGCCGCGTCCTGCTCGGCGCGTGCGCCCTCGTCGTCGCCGTGGTCACCGCGATCGCCGCAGGGGTGACGTGGACCTGGAACTCCGCCGACATCTCGACGGTCGGCACCACCGAGTTCACTCGGCCACTGCGCATTCCACCGCTGGCCGACTCGACCGTCGATTCCACCGGCACACGGGTGTTCGCGCTCGAAATGCGCACCGGGACAACCATGTTCGAGCCCGGCCGAGCCACCGACACGTGGGGGTTCAACGGCAGCTACCTCGGTCCCACCTTGCGCGCGGCCCGGGGCGAACGCGTGCGGGTCCAGGTGCGCAACCAGCTGCCCGAGGCATCGACAGTCCACTGGCACGGCATGCATCTGCCTGCCGCCATGGACGGCGGCCCGCACCAGATGGTCGACCCCGGTGGCTCATGGACGCCGGAATGGACTGTGGACCAACCGGCTTCGACCCTCTGGTATCACCCGCACCCACACGGCGCGACCGAGGATCACGTGCGCCGCGGCCTGGCCGGCATGTTCCTGATCGATGACGCACCGAGTGCGCGACTGCCCCTGCCGGACACCTATGGCGTGGACGACATCCCGGTGATCGTGCAGGACATGCGCCTGCGCGGCACCCGGCTCGACGGAGCGCACGCGATCTTCCGCGACATCGGCTTTCTCGGCGACCGCACCATCGTCAACGGCACCCTGTCCCCCTATCAGGAAGTCGGGGACGAACTGGTGCGGCTGCGCCTGCTCAACGCCTCGACAGCGCGGATCTACACCTTCGGTTTCGACGACGCCCGCTCGTTCGCGATGATCGCCTCCGACGGCGGCCTGCTCGACCGGCCGGCCACCCTCGATCGCCTCCGTCTCTCACCCGGTGAACGCGCGGAGATCGTGGTGCGGGTGCGGCCCGGCGAGCGCACCGTGCTGCGCAGCGAGAAGCTCGCGGCGGGCCTCGACTTCTGGTCGAATCGGTTCTCGGGCGGTGACGACACGTTCGATGTGCTCGAACTGCGCGCCGCGTCGACCTTGCGCCCCTCCCATGATTTGCCGGAAGCCCTTGTGCCGCCGTCGATTCCCGATGGCGCGGACTCGGTCACGCAACGGCGCTTCGACCTGACCCTGTCCGGCATCAACGGCGAGCGCATGGACATGAACCGCATCGACACGACCGTCACCCGGGGCACCACCGAGACGTGGATGGTGCGCAACGTCGACGGCATGCCGCACAACTTTCACGTCCACGACGTGCAGTTCCGGGTACTCGATTACGACGGCGGCCCGCCCCCGCCCGAGCTGGCCGGCGCCAAGGACACCATCTTCCTGCCACCGGATACAGCGACGACGCTGGTCCTGCGCTTCGACGGGCCCGCCGATCCGACGACGCCGTACATGTATCACTGCCACCTGCTGTGGCACGAAGATGTCGGGATGATGGGCCAGTTCACCGTCGTCGAACCAGGTCAGCAGGCCGCGACATCGCCGGGACACGCCCACTGA
- a CDS encoding ABC transporter ATP-binding protein, with translation MSRTTPPPIAVQVADLTVKRGKRPVLHGLTLDIPRGSITGLLGPSGCGKTTLLRSIVGTQLVESGTVTVLGEPAGSAGLRRRVGYVTQAPSIYADISVRDNVAYYAALYGRDRDDTESALVAVGLADHADQLGDQLSGGQKTRASLACALVGKPELLVLDEPTVGLDPVLRVELWKQFRELAAAGTTLLVSSHVMDEAEHCDKLLLMREGELLAQLSPDELRERTGEQNLEAAFLTLITMGEHA, from the coding sequence ATGTCGCGCACCACACCGCCACCGATCGCCGTCCAGGTCGCGGACCTGACCGTCAAGCGCGGAAAACGCCCCGTCCTGCACGGCCTCACCCTGGACATCCCGCGCGGCTCGATCACCGGCCTGCTCGGGCCGTCGGGTTGCGGGAAGACCACCCTGCTGCGCAGCATCGTGGGAACACAGCTCGTGGAATCGGGCACCGTCACCGTGCTCGGTGAGCCCGCGGGCAGCGCCGGGCTGCGCCGCCGGGTCGGCTACGTCACCCAGGCGCCGAGCATCTACGCCGACATCAGCGTCCGCGACAATGTGGCCTATTACGCCGCGCTCTACGGCCGCGACCGCGACGACACCGAATCCGCGCTCGTGGCGGTCGGTCTGGCCGATCACGCGGATCAGCTCGGCGATCAGCTCTCGGGCGGCCAGAAGACCAGGGCGTCGCTGGCGTGCGCGCTCGTCGGCAAGCCCGAACTGCTGGTACTCGACGAACCGACGGTCGGGCTCGATCCGGTCTTGCGGGTGGAGTTGTGGAAGCAGTTCCGCGAGTTGGCCGCGGCGGGAACGACTCTGCTGGTGTCGAGCCACGTGATGGACGAGGCCGAGCACTGCGACAAACTGCTGCTGATGCGCGAGGGCGAACTGCTCGCCCAGCTCAGTCCCGACGAACTGCGCGAGCGCACCGGCGAACAGAACCTCGAGGCCGCTTTCCTGACCTTGATCACGATGGGAGAGCACGCATGA
- a CDS encoding ABC transporter permease — translation MTTLRPYTATTARILRQLRNDHRTVAMILVVPALLMTLLYFIYQDAPRPPHAPLTMFDRVGITMLGILPFIVMFLITAIAMQRERTSGTLERLLTTPLSKLDLLAGYGSAFSLAAAAQAAVACVVAFWLLGLTAAGSPGWVMLIAMVDAVCGVGLGLLASAFARTEFQAVQFMPVIVAPQIFLCGLLVPRDRLPEWLEAISNVMPLSYAVDALQQVSVHAQPTAAMWRDIAVVAGFAVVALGLAAATLRRRTP, via the coding sequence ATGACCACCCTGCGCCCCTACACCGCTACGACCGCCCGGATCCTGCGGCAACTGCGCAACGATCACCGCACCGTCGCGATGATCCTGGTGGTGCCCGCCCTGCTGATGACGCTGCTGTACTTCATCTACCAGGACGCACCGCGCCCGCCGCACGCCCCGCTGACGATGTTCGACCGCGTCGGCATCACCATGCTCGGAATCCTACCGTTCATCGTGATGTTCCTGATCACCGCGATCGCGATGCAGCGCGAACGCACATCGGGAACCCTCGAACGGCTGCTCACCACGCCGCTGAGCAAGCTCGACCTGCTCGCAGGCTACGGCAGCGCGTTCTCCCTCGCCGCCGCCGCGCAGGCCGCGGTCGCCTGCGTGGTCGCGTTCTGGCTGCTCGGGTTGACCGCCGCGGGCAGTCCGGGCTGGGTCATGCTGATCGCGATGGTCGACGCGGTGTGCGGCGTCGGCCTCGGCCTCCTGGCGAGCGCTTTCGCGCGTACCGAGTTCCAGGCCGTGCAGTTCATGCCGGTGATCGTCGCACCGCAGATCTTCCTGTGTGGGCTGCTGGTACCGCGTGACCGGCTGCCCGAGTGGCTGGAGGCGATCAGCAATGTGATGCCGTTGAGCTACGCGGTGGACGCGCTCCAGCAGGTGTCGGTCCACGCGCAGCCGACAGCGGCGATGTGGCGCGATATCGCCGTCGTCGCCGGGTTCGCGGTGGTGGCACTCGGCCTCGCCGCGGCTACGCTGCGTCGACGCACCCCGTAG
- a CDS encoding TetR/AcrR family transcriptional regulator, translated as MSDGETGSGTAKSGRTGRRPGNADTKLAILDAARVRFAGAGFDKTSIRAIAADADVDPALVHHYFGNKQQLFAAAVDFPVDPDTTLSAVDAAPIDELGATIVRAVVTVWDSPAGPGVVAMVRSIFAGGDQNLARSFLLQVVLERVRVRIATADDDGRARVSLAASQMVGILTARKIIALEPLASMPIDAVVDAVGPVVQRYLTGEIDTGSW; from the coding sequence ATGAGTGACGGCGAAACCGGTTCCGGCACAGCGAAATCCGGGCGCACCGGACGCAGGCCGGGCAACGCCGACACCAAGCTGGCGATCCTCGACGCGGCCCGGGTCCGGTTCGCCGGTGCCGGGTTCGACAAGACCTCGATCCGCGCGATCGCGGCCGATGCCGATGTCGACCCGGCGCTGGTGCACCACTACTTCGGCAACAAACAGCAGCTCTTCGCCGCCGCGGTGGACTTCCCGGTCGACCCGGACACCACGCTCAGCGCCGTGGACGCCGCACCGATCGACGAACTCGGCGCGACGATCGTGCGCGCGGTCGTCACGGTGTGGGACTCCCCCGCCGGTCCCGGTGTCGTTGCCATGGTCCGCAGCATCTTCGCGGGCGGCGATCAGAATCTCGCGCGCTCGTTTCTGCTCCAGGTGGTGCTGGAACGGGTCCGGGTGCGCATCGCCACCGCGGACGACGACGGTCGCGCCCGGGTCTCGCTGGCCGCGTCCCAGATGGTCGGGATCCTGACCGCCCGCAAGATCATCGCGCTGGAACCGCTGGCGTCGATGCCGATCGACGCCGTGGTCGATGCCGTCGGCCCGGTGGTCCAGCGCTACCTGACCGGCGAGATCGATACCGGTAGTTGGTGA
- a CDS encoding Trm112 family protein yields the protein MAHESTIDATLLALLACPQDKGPLQLVRTEADVSVLYNPRLRRAYLIDNGIPVLLIDEARDVTAAEHEFFVAES from the coding sequence ATGGCGCACGAATCCACCATCGACGCAACCCTGCTCGCCCTGCTCGCCTGCCCCCAGGACAAGGGCCCACTGCAGCTGGTGCGCACCGAAGCCGATGTGAGCGTGCTCTACAACCCGCGGCTGCGTCGCGCCTACCTGATCGACAACGGCATCCCGGTGCTGCTGATCGACGAGGCCCGCGACGTCACCGCCGCCGAGCACGAGTTCTTCGTCGCCGAGTCCTGA
- a CDS encoding GtrA family protein — translation MTAEAAGGVLETPGPLLRIVKRQELAFAIVGGFNTLLGMALVVFWLHVLGDGRPGLAVVAAYAVSTIVAFVLHRTLVFRVHGHLTRDFLAFCGVNAGGLVLNVILVELAVTGLGFPAAPASVIVMGLVAVLSFFGHRYISFRRAR, via the coding sequence ATGACCGCCGAGGCGGCGGGCGGCGTGCTCGAGACACCGGGCCCGCTGCTGCGGATCGTGAAACGCCAGGAGCTGGCGTTCGCGATCGTCGGCGGTTTCAACACCCTGCTCGGCATGGCGCTCGTCGTGTTCTGGCTGCATGTGCTCGGCGACGGCAGGCCGGGTCTGGCCGTCGTCGCCGCGTACGCGGTGAGCACGATCGTGGCCTTCGTCCTGCACCGCACGCTGGTGTTTCGCGTGCACGGCCACCTCACGCGCGACTTCCTGGCCTTCTGCGGGGTGAACGCGGGTGGGCTGGTGCTGAACGTGATCCTGGTGGAGCTGGCGGTCACCGGCCTCGGGTTCCCCGCCGCTCCCGCATCGGTGATCGTCATGGGTCTGGTGGCGGTGCTGAGCTTCTTCGGACACCGCTACATCTCGTTCCGCCGGGCGCGGTAG